From Tubulanus polymorphus chromosome 9, tnTubPoly1.2, whole genome shotgun sequence, a single genomic window includes:
- the LOC141910986 gene encoding ecto-NOX disulfide-thiol exchanger 2-like, translating to MSAPYFMGMQGCLGGMVNVPPPPIPPNIDPAYNNQPLQFNASSSTSNTDDSDNMYISNSPGPSGATTESSPPQGPPPQMMPNMMGMSSFGPMISDPSMMNQMMMGPAMGYGQFPGYIPSQHPITDYQQQMREPLRVKGAVLMPPPSGAPPRTTRERPPGCRTIFVGGIPEDATEDHLREIFNTCGPINSLRLSKKNFAHIRFMSEEFIDRCLVYSGWRLKVGEDAEETRVNTGRIHVDYAQARDDQYEWECNQRALAREYRHFQRIEEERLRPPSPPPIIHFSDHEALQLQDKLKDDEIFPKATQVLVTWLERGDCKSRTANVFYSLIQTTNSHVRRLMNEKTTHDDELNAMKDKFRQRMEGLLRQFDQIEKVFVAATKQKAWDHFSKAQRKNLLLWKNQSEDIRKQSLEDFLNERNEDNMDLSDSEDEPVKKKQRPDSTVGSSNVSHLREENDSLKCQLEAYKNEIDHVKQEGRANVAEKESQLKLLQQALQNTQQQLLSSRTQKLQDDDEIKQLRQKLASTNESSSKTLRGTREDIDRANEPTTSESNQGVHAVSTSVSDSDMTPLNSRQAKLIGVISTFLHVHPFGASTDYICSYLSRLNLAMIRASEIEDLLERLPSVFRRDTHGVGASIEKRWVFTALN from the exons ATGTCTGCGCCATATTTCATGGGAATGCAAG GTTGTTTAGGAGGTATGGTGAATGTACCTCCACCCCCGATACCTCCGAACATCGATCCGGCCTATAACAATCAGCCTCTTCAATTCAACGCATCGTCTTCAACCTCGAATACCGATGATTCGGACA ACATGTATATATCGAATAGTCCCGGGCCGAGCGGGGCTACAACGGAAAGTTCACCGCCCCAGGGACCTCCGCCGCAGATGATGCCGAACATGATGGGTATGTCCAGTTTCGGGCCGATGATCAGCGATCCGTCGATGATGAATCAAATGATGATGGGACCAGCGATGGGTTACGGACAG ttccCGGGGTATATTCCTAGTCAGCACCCGATAACCGACTACCAGCAACAAATGCGCGAGCCTCTCAGAGTGAAAGGAGCCGTTCTTATGCCTCCTCCTTCCG GAGCGCCGCCGCGTACGACCAGAGAACGACCGCCGGGTTGTCGGACGATATTCGTCGGCGGTATTCCCGAGGACGCCACCGAGGATCATCTACGCGAGATATTCAACACGTGCGGCCCGATCAACAGTCTGAGATTGAGCAAGAAGAACTTCGCGCACATACGATTCATGTCCGAGGAGTTTATTGATCGGTGTTTGGTTTATTCCG GTTGGAGATTAAAGGTTGGTGAAGATGCGGAGGAGACTCGTGTGAACACTGGTCGTATTCACGTCGATTACGCGCAGGCTCGAGACGACCAGTACGAGTGGGAGTGCAACCAGAGGGCGCTCGCTCGCGAATACCGCCACTTTCAACGAATCGAAGAGGAGCGCCTGCGTCCGCCGAGTCCTCCGCCGATTATTCACTTCTCCGACCACGAGGCGTTACAGTTACAAGATAAACTGAAAG ACGACGAGATATTCCCGAAAGCGACGCAGGTTCTCGTCACGTGGTTAGAACGCGGAGACTGTAAAAGTCGAACGGCGAACGTGTTCTACAGTCTGATACAGACGACCAATTCTCACGTGCGACGTTTGATGAACGAGAAAACGACGCACGACGACGAACTGAATGCGATGAAGGATAAATTCCGCCAGCGCATGGAGGGATTACTACGACAAT TCGATCAGATCGAGAAAGTATTCGTCGCTGCCACTAAACAGAAGGCGTGGGATCACTTCTCAAAGGCCCAACGCAAGAATCTTCTCTTGTGGAAGAACCAATCGGAG gataTCCGGAAACAGTCGTTGGAAGATTTTCTGAACGAGCGCAACGAAGATAACATGGATCTCTCCGATTCAGAAGACGAACcggtgaagaaaaaacaacGCCCCGATAGCACAG TCGGAAGCAGTAATGTGAGTCACTTACGCGAGGAGAATGATTCGCTCAAGTGTCAACTGGAGGCGTACAAGAACGAGATCGACCACGTGAAACAGGAGGGCCGCGCGAACGTCGCCGAGAAGGAAAGCCAACTGAAACTACTGCAACAAGCTCTACAGAATACTCAACAACAACTACTCTCGTCGAGAACTCAAAAACTACAAGACGACGATGAAATCAAGCAG CTCCGTCAGAAACTGGCGAGTACGAACGAATCATCGTCAAAAACGTTGAGGGGAACTCGGGAAGACATCGACCGCGCTAATGAACCGACGACTTCTGAATCCAATCAAGGCGTGCACGCAGTCAGTACGTCTGTGTCTGATTCAGACATGACGCCTCTGAACAGTCGGCAAGCGAAATTAATCg gtgTGATATCGACGTTTTTGCACGTGCACCCGTTCGGAGCGAGCACCGATTACATCTGTTCGTATTTGAGTCGTTTGAATTTGGCGATGATTCGCGCGAGCGAAATCGAAGATCTGCTCGAACGTCTGCCGTCGGTGTTCCGTCGCGATACGCACGGCGTCGGCGCCTCCATCGAGAAACGTTGGGTGTTCACCGCGTTGAATTGA